AGAACTTGATTCATATGGACTGATGATCCCTTCGCCTAGTTTTGAGTCGTTTTGTATTGCTTTTTGTTTATAAGGTCTGCGTCTATTCTTCGTTTTCGGGACAACTCGAACAGATGTGCATTGATTCGCAGTGATTACTGCGGGTGCTGCAGCACATGACAACGTGCGAGGCGTGCGCCAACGCACTCCAATCTTCGCACGAAGCGAATCTCTGCACAATCGCTCCTCCTCATAGAAGCCGTACGGTCATAACTTCCAATAAATCTGCCCCGATATTCCTGCTCACAGATTGGAACACGATTTGCTCTAGGACAGGATCACGAATCCCATCGTTGTGGTGGGTTTCCACTTCACTAATGAAAAAATGTTGCCTCATCACATTGGGAGGCATCCGTGCTCGAGCAATTCTTTGATAACTTCTTGCACAATCTCTTCAAGCCATTGCTGCTGTTTTTTTATCTGGGATTTCTGGTACCGCTCCTGAAAGTGCCCTTTGAGTTTCCTTACGCCATTTATAAAGGTCTGATCATTTATCTGTTGATTTCGATTGGCTGGCATGGAGGCGAAGAGCTGGCGTCCCTTTCGGCGGGGGATCTGGGTCGCGCCAGTGGATTCATGGTTGTGGGGTTTCTGGCCAATCTTGTGATCGGTGTCGTGGCGTATGTCGTGCTTCGCCGGACGAATATCCGTCAAATTGACGCGGCGGCTGTGGCCGGCTATTACGGTTCCGATTCGGCGGGAACGTTTGTTACCTGTCTGGGCGTCCTGACTGCCTCCAACATCGCCTTCGCAGCTTATATGCCGGTCCTGCTCGCCGTCATGGAAATCCCGGGCTGTCTGGTCGCCCTGGCGCTCGTGGCCCGCATGCGGGCAACCGGTTTGATGGATGCGTTAGGGAATATGCCGGGCGAGCCCGGATATGATCCTTCTGCGAGGCGCTTGGATGGGAACGGCCAAATCGACGAGCTTGACGAGCTCGACGAAACCAAAAAATCCGCACGAGCGACAGGACCTAGCTCTGCCCGGGCGGTGGAGCCGTCGAGATTGCAAGACAACGTCAAAGCTCCCGGTATCTTCAGCAAGGGAGTGCTCCACGAAGTCTTCTTGAACTCGGGCCTCTACTTATTGTTCGGCGGCATCGTCATCGGCTTCGTGTCCGGCCTGCAGGGTGCGAAAGTAACCGGCGCCAATGATCAATTGTTTGTTCAGTTGTTCCCGGCCGTCCTATGCCTCTTCCTTATCGAGATGGGCATGACGGCATGCAAGCGGCTCCAAGACGTGCGGACCGCAGGCTGGAAATTCGTTCTATTCGGATTGATGGCTCCCAATGTCTTCGCCGTATTCGGCATCCTGGCCGCGCACGGGTACAGTTTGTTTCTTGGGCATCCGTTTGAAATCGGCACCTACGCTCTTTTCGCCGTTCTCTGCGGGTCGGCCTCGTATATTGCCGTTCCTGCGATTCAACGACTCGCCATTCCGGAAGCGAGTCCAACCCTTGGACTGGCCGCCTCGCTTGGCCTAACCTTTTCTTACAACGTCACGATCGG
The DNA window shown above is from Nitrospira sp. SG-bin1 and carries:
- a CDS encoding sodium-dependent bicarbonate transport family permease; translated protein: MLEQFFDNFLHNLFKPLLLFFYLGFLVPLLKVPFEFPYAIYKGLIIYLLISIGWHGGEELASLSAGDLGRASGFMVVGFLANLVIGVVAYVVLRRTNIRQIDAAAVAGYYGSDSAGTFVTCLGVLTASNIAFAAYMPVLLAVMEIPGCLVALALVARMRATGLMDALGNMPGEPGYDPSARRLDGNGQIDELDELDETKKSARATGPSSARAVEPSRLQDNVKAPGIFSKGVLHEVFLNSGLYLLFGGIVIGFVSGLQGAKVTGANDQLFVQLFPAVLCLFLIEMGMTACKRLQDVRTAGWKFVLFGLMAPNVFAVFGILAAHGYSLFLGHPFEIGTYALFAVLCGSASYIAVPAIQRLAIPEASPTLGLAASLGLTFSYNVTIGIPLYILIATVMSTTMPVR